From the Serratia nematodiphila DZ0503SBS1 genome, one window contains:
- a CDS encoding DUF2867 domain-containing protein has product MIPQRVLVLGASGYIGQNLIPHLIEQGHQITAAARRIEWLQEQNWPQVNCLYVDLYRPDTLSAALWEIDTLYYLVHAMGDGDDFIEKERQAAENLRDALRNAGVRQVIFLGALQPNDDSSPHLVARRLTGEILRQSGVPVTELRAGIIVGPGSAAFEVMRDMVYNLPVLTPPRWVRSKSSPVALENLLVYLADLLAHPAQEHRIFDVAGPEYLSYQDMFQRFIAISGKRRWLIPIPLPTRLISVWFISLITSVPTPIARALIQGLKHDLPADGRPLQALIPQRLHTFDQAVTATLQRELEVVDSADWGYDPAARARWRPGYGYYPKQAGCALDTAASSQALWQTVQQLGGEEGYFYANILWRIRARMDDMIGNGVVYGRPARAALALGDEIDGWKVITLKPLRQLALLFGMKAPGLGRLSFTITDRGDRRTLDVRAWWHPAGFSGLLYWFAMMPAHLFIFRGMAKRIAELAENLDRQQR; this is encoded by the coding sequence ATGATACCCCAACGCGTACTGGTTCTTGGAGCCAGCGGCTATATAGGCCAGAACCTGATCCCGCACCTGATCGAACAGGGGCACCAGATTACCGCCGCCGCGCGGCGCATCGAGTGGCTGCAGGAGCAGAACTGGCCGCAGGTCAACTGCCTGTATGTCGATCTGTACCGCCCGGACACCCTGAGCGCGGCGCTGTGGGAAATCGATACGCTGTACTATCTGGTGCACGCGATGGGCGACGGCGACGACTTTATCGAAAAGGAGCGCCAGGCGGCGGAAAATCTGCGCGACGCGCTGCGCAATGCCGGCGTCAGGCAGGTGATCTTCCTTGGCGCGCTGCAGCCGAACGACGACAGTTCGCCGCACCTGGTGGCCCGCCGCCTGACCGGCGAGATCCTGCGCCAAAGCGGCGTACCGGTCACCGAGCTGCGCGCCGGCATCATCGTTGGCCCCGGCTCGGCGGCGTTCGAAGTGATGCGCGACATGGTCTATAACCTGCCGGTGCTGACACCGCCGCGCTGGGTGCGTTCGAAATCGTCGCCGGTGGCGCTGGAGAACCTGCTGGTTTATCTGGCCGATCTGCTGGCGCATCCGGCGCAGGAACACCGCATCTTCGATGTCGCCGGGCCGGAATACCTCAGCTATCAGGACATGTTCCAACGCTTTATCGCCATCAGCGGCAAACGACGCTGGCTGATCCCGATCCCCTTGCCGACGCGGCTGATTTCGGTGTGGTTCATCAGCCTGATCACCTCGGTGCCGACGCCGATCGCCCGCGCGTTGATCCAGGGGTTGAAGCACGATCTGCCCGCCGACGGCCGGCCGCTGCAAGCCTTGATCCCGCAGCGTCTGCACACTTTTGATCAGGCGGTCACCGCCACGCTGCAGCGCGAACTGGAAGTGGTCGACTCCGCCGACTGGGGCTACGATCCGGCGGCGCGGGCTCGCTGGCGCCCTGGCTACGGCTACTACCCCAAACAGGCCGGTTGCGCGCTGGACACCGCCGCCTCCAGCCAGGCCCTGTGGCAAACGGTGCAGCAGTTGGGAGGCGAAGAAGGCTATTTCTACGCCAATATCCTGTGGCGGATCCGCGCCCGCATGGACGACATGATCGGCAACGGCGTGGTCTATGGCCGCCCGGCGCGCGCGGCCCTGGCACTGGGTGACGAGATCGACGGCTGGAAAGTGATTACCCTGAAGCCGCTGCGGCAGCTGGCGCTGCTGTTCGGCATGAAGGCGCCCGGCCTGGGGCGGCTGAGCTTCACCATCACCGATCGCGGCGATCGCCGCACGCTGGACGTGCGCGCCTGGTGGCACCCGGCCGGCTTCAGCGGGCTGCTGTATTGGTTCGCCATGATGCCCGCGCATCTGTTTATTTTTCGCGGCATGGCGAAGCGCATCGCCGAGCTTGCCGAGAACCTGGACCGCCAACAGCGCTGA
- a CDS encoding NAD-dependent epimerase/dehydratase family protein yields MKVLVTGATSGLGRNAVEYLRRQGIKVRATGRNQAMGGLLEKMGAEFIHADLTNLISSQAKAMLADVDVLWHCSSFTSPWGTEEAFELANVRATRRLGEWAAAYGVAQFIHISSPAIYFDYHHHRNVTEDFRPQRYANEFARSKAAGEQVIQQLALSNPQTHFTILRPQGLFGPHDKVMLPRLLQMIKRYGNLLLPRGGAAMVDMTYLENAVHAMWLATLKEDTPSGRAYNITNQQPRPLRTVVQQLIDDLGMKCRIRSVPYPMLDMMARGMERLGSKSEKEPVLTHYGVAKLNFDLTLDTTRAQQELGYQPIVSLEEGIARTARWLKDHGKLHGL; encoded by the coding sequence ATGAAGGTATTGGTCACCGGTGCCACCAGTGGGTTAGGCCGTAACGCCGTTGAATATCTGCGCCGTCAGGGCATCAAAGTGCGCGCCACCGGCCGCAACCAGGCGATGGGCGGCCTGCTGGAAAAAATGGGCGCGGAGTTCATTCATGCCGATCTCACCAATCTGATCTCTTCGCAGGCCAAGGCGATGCTGGCGGATGTCGACGTGCTGTGGCACTGCTCCAGCTTTACCTCGCCCTGGGGCACCGAAGAAGCCTTCGAGCTGGCCAACGTGCGCGCCACTCGCCGCCTTGGTGAATGGGCGGCGGCCTATGGCGTGGCGCAGTTCATTCACATCTCTTCCCCGGCGATCTATTTCGATTACCACCATCACCGCAACGTAACCGAAGACTTCCGTCCGCAGCGCTACGCCAATGAGTTCGCGCGCAGCAAGGCCGCCGGCGAGCAGGTGATCCAGCAGTTGGCGCTGTCCAATCCGCAGACCCATTTCACCATTCTGCGCCCGCAGGGATTGTTCGGGCCGCACGACAAGGTGATGCTGCCGCGGCTGCTGCAGATGATCAAACGCTACGGCAACCTGCTGCTGCCGCGCGGCGGCGCGGCGATGGTGGACATGACTTACCTGGAGAATGCGGTGCACGCCATGTGGCTGGCGACGCTAAAAGAAGACACGCCGTCCGGCCGCGCCTACAACATCACCAACCAGCAGCCGCGCCCGCTGCGCACCGTGGTGCAGCAGCTGATCGACGATCTGGGCATGAAGTGCCGCATCCGCTCCGTCCCCTACCCGATGCTCGACATGATGGCGCGCGGCATGGAGCGCCTGGGCAGCAAAAGCGAAAAGGAGCCGGTGCTGACCCACTACGGCGTCGCCAAACTCAACTTCGACCTCACGCTCGATACCACCCGCGCGCAGCAAGAGCTGGGCTATCAGCCGATCGTCTCGCTGGAAGAAGGCATCGCGCGCACCGCCCGCTGGCTGAAAGATCACGGCAAACTGCACGGCCTGTAA
- a CDS encoding N-acetylmuramoyl-L-alanine amidase: MKIWPGIIAAALLAGCQNPQQDTLVDRGAYQLETLHQAQGADRRIRFLVMHYTAEDFHSSLKTLTDEHVSAHYLLPAHPQREHGKPTVYRLVPEAMRAWHAGASVWRGRSNLNDTSIGIEIVNKGFTRSMLFTHWQPYTAEQIAVLIPLSRDIIQRYGIQPQDVVGHSDIAPQRKQDPGPLFPWRQLAQAGIGAWPDEADVQRLLAGRDRQAPVPLAPLLEKLARYGYAVDSSWDARQQRNVLAAFQMHFRPDDVRGEPDAESEAIIDALLVKYGAWR; encoded by the coding sequence GTGAAAATTTGGCCAGGGATCATCGCCGCCGCGCTGTTGGCTGGGTGCCAAAATCCGCAGCAGGACACGCTCGTCGATCGCGGCGCTTACCAGCTCGAGACGCTGCATCAGGCGCAGGGCGCCGATCGGCGCATTCGCTTTCTGGTGATGCACTACACGGCGGAAGATTTCCATTCATCGCTGAAAACGCTGACCGATGAACACGTCAGCGCGCACTATCTGTTGCCGGCGCATCCGCAGCGTGAACACGGCAAACCGACGGTGTACCGGCTGGTGCCGGAAGCGATGCGCGCCTGGCATGCCGGCGCCAGCGTCTGGCGCGGCCGCAGCAACCTCAACGACACCTCGATCGGCATCGAAATCGTCAACAAGGGGTTCACCCGCAGCATGCTGTTCACCCACTGGCAGCCCTACACGGCGGAGCAGATCGCCGTGCTGATCCCGCTGAGCCGCGACATCATCCAACGCTATGGCATCCAGCCGCAGGACGTGGTGGGGCACAGCGACATCGCGCCGCAGCGCAAACAGGATCCCGGCCCGCTGTTCCCCTGGCGGCAACTGGCGCAGGCCGGCATCGGCGCCTGGCCGGACGAGGCAGACGTGCAGCGACTGCTGGCGGGGCGCGACAGACAGGCGCCGGTGCCGCTGGCGCCGCTGCTCGAAAAGCTGGCGCGTTATGGCTACGCGGTTGATTCGTCATGGGATGCGCGGCAGCAGCGCAATGTGCTGGCGGCGTTTCAGATGCATTTCCGGCCCGACGATGTTCGCGGTGAGCCGGATGCAGAGAGTGAGGCGATTATCGATGCGCTGCTGGTGAAGTACGGCGCGTGGCGTTGA
- a CDS encoding heavy metal-binding domain-containing protein, whose translation MQLSTTPTLEGFTITEYCGVVTGEAILGANIFRDFFAGVRDIVGGRSGAYEKELRKARLIAFEELEDQAKELGANAVVGIDIDYETVGKDGSMLMVTVSGTAVKVSR comes from the coding sequence ATGCAGCTTTCAACTACCCCGACCCTGGAAGGGTTTACCATCACCGAATACTGCGGCGTCGTCACCGGCGAAGCGATTCTCGGCGCCAACATTTTTCGTGATTTCTTCGCTGGCGTGCGCGATATCGTCGGCGGCCGTTCGGGCGCTTACGAGAAAGAGCTGCGCAAGGCGCGCCTGATCGCGTTCGAAGAACTGGAAGATCAGGCGAAAGAGCTGGGCGCCAACGCGGTGGTCGGCATTGATATCGATTATGAAACCGTTGGCAAAGACGGCAGCATGCTGATGGTAACCGTCAGCGGCACCGCGGTGAAAGTCAGCCGCTAA
- a CDS encoding lipoprotein has translation MKTKTIAAVLPLALLLSACTTVEPAYKDIGTRSGSCVEGGPDTVAQKFYDLRIQQGAGLPDSNRLAQLQPYLSKVLYQDLVSTAQNPGKHQITGDLFSGNAQGPSSASVASASTIPNTDAKNIPLRVDLSYQKDANSTVNWQDEVLMVREGTCWVVDDIRYLNVPAHATNGSVRQVLENQ, from the coding sequence ATGAAAACAAAAACGATTGCGGCTGTTTTACCCTTAGCGCTGTTGCTGAGTGCCTGTACCACGGTGGAACCGGCATACAAGGATATCGGCACCCGCAGCGGCAGCTGTGTGGAAGGCGGCCCGGATACGGTCGCGCAAAAGTTCTATGACCTGCGCATCCAGCAGGGCGCCGGCCTGCCGGACAGCAACCGCCTGGCGCAGCTGCAGCCTTATCTGAGCAAAGTGCTGTATCAGGATCTGGTCAGCACTGCTCAAAACCCGGGCAAGCATCAGATTACCGGCGATCTGTTCTCCGGCAATGCGCAGGGGCCAAGCAGCGCATCCGTCGCCAGCGCCTCGACCATTCCCAACACCGATGCGAAGAACATCCCGCTGCGTGTTGACCTGAGCTACCAGAAAGACGCCAACAGCACCGTGAACTGGCAGGACGAAGTGCTGATGGTGCGCGAAGGCACCTGCTGGGTGGTTGATGATATTCGCTACCTGAATGTTCCAGCGCACGCCACCAACGGCAGCGTACGCCAGGTGCTGGAAAACCAGTAA
- the artP gene encoding arginine ABC transporter ATP-binding protein ArtP, whose product MSIQLNGINCYYGAHQALFDITLECPAGETLVLLGPSGAGKSSLLRVLNLLEMPRSGQLQIAGNQFDFRQAPGEKAIRELRQNVGMVFQQYNLWPHLTVVQNLIEAPCRVLGLTKAQAMERADKLLKRLRLTDFADRFPLHLSGGQQQRVAIARALMMEPQVLLFDEPTAALDPEITAQIVSIIRELAGTGITQVIVTHEVEVARKTASRVVYMENGHVVEQGDSSHFTQPRTTEFANYLSH is encoded by the coding sequence ATGAGTATTCAACTTAACGGTATCAATTGCTATTACGGCGCTCACCAGGCGCTGTTTGACATCACGCTGGAATGTCCAGCCGGGGAAACCCTGGTGCTGCTTGGCCCAAGCGGCGCCGGGAAAAGTTCATTGCTGCGGGTGCTGAACCTGCTGGAAATGCCGCGTTCGGGCCAACTGCAGATCGCCGGCAACCAATTCGACTTCAGGCAAGCGCCGGGCGAGAAAGCCATTCGCGAACTGCGGCAAAATGTCGGCATGGTGTTCCAGCAATACAACCTGTGGCCTCACCTCACCGTGGTTCAGAACCTGATCGAGGCACCTTGCCGCGTGCTGGGTCTGACCAAGGCTCAGGCGATGGAGCGCGCCGACAAGCTGCTCAAGCGTCTGCGCCTGACCGACTTCGCCGATCGCTTCCCGCTGCACCTTTCCGGTGGCCAGCAGCAGCGCGTGGCGATCGCCCGCGCCCTGATGATGGAGCCGCAGGTGTTGCTGTTCGATGAACCGACCGCAGCGCTGGATCCGGAAATCACCGCCCAGATCGTCAGCATCATTCGCGAACTGGCCGGCACCGGCATCACGCAGGTGATCGTCACCCACGAAGTGGAAGTGGCGCGCAAAACCGCCAGCCGCGTGGTGTACATGGAAAACGGCCACGTAGTGGAGCAAGGCGACAGCAGCCACTTCACGCAGCCGCGGACCACCGAGTTTGCCAACTACTTATCACACTAA
- the artJ gene encoding arginine ABC transporter substrate-binding protein — protein sequence MKKLIIAAVLAGISVSASAAETIRFATEASYPPFEFIDAGNKIQGFDVDLANALCKEMQAECTFTNQAFDSLIPSLKFKRFDAVMAGMDITPEREKQVLFTKPYYDNSALFIAQKGKIADVAALKGKKVGVQNGTTHQKYLTDKHPEITTVPYDSYQNAILDLKNGRVDAVFGDTAVVNEWLKQNDALAAVGAKVTDKDYFGTGLGIAVRQKNTDLQGKFNAALDKIKQDGTYETIYKKWFQQ from the coding sequence ATGAAAAAACTAATAATCGCCGCCGTTCTGGCCGGCATCAGCGTTTCCGCCTCCGCAGCCGAAACCATCCGTTTCGCTACCGAAGCCTCCTATCCTCCGTTTGAATTTATTGACGCCGGCAACAAGATTCAGGGTTTTGATGTCGATCTGGCCAACGCGCTGTGCAAAGAAATGCAGGCCGAATGTACCTTCACCAACCAGGCGTTCGACAGCCTGATCCCGAGCCTGAAGTTCAAGCGTTTCGATGCGGTGATGGCGGGTATGGACATTACGCCGGAGCGTGAGAAGCAGGTGCTGTTCACCAAGCCTTACTACGATAACTCGGCGCTGTTCATCGCGCAGAAAGGCAAAATCGCCGACGTGGCGGCGCTGAAAGGCAAGAAAGTCGGCGTGCAAAACGGCACCACCCACCAGAAATACCTGACCGACAAGCACCCGGAAATCACCACCGTGCCTTACGACAGCTACCAGAACGCCATTTTGGATCTGAAGAACGGCCGCGTTGATGCGGTGTTCGGCGATACCGCGGTGGTCAACGAGTGGCTGAAGCAGAATGACGCGCTGGCGGCAGTGGGCGCCAAAGTGACCGACAAAGACTACTTCGGTACCGGCCTTGGCATCGCGGTGCGCCAGAAGAACACCGATCTGCAGGGCAAGTTCAACGCCGCTCTGGACAAGATCAAGCAGGATGGGACCTATGAAACCATCTACAAAAAATGGTTCCAGCAGTAA
- the artQ gene encoding arginine ABC transporter permease ArtQ, whose product MNELQPLASAAGMTVGLAVCALILGLILAMLFAVWESSRWKAVSWLGTAWVTVLRGLPEILVVLFIYFGSSQLLLMLSDGFTLNLGLFQLPIQLAIDNFEVSPFLCGVIALALLYSAYASQTLRGALKAVPQGQWESGQALGLSKAAIFFRLIMPQMWRHALPGLGNQWLVLLKDTALVSLISVNDLMLQTKSIATRTQEPFTWYVIAAAIYLLVTLFSQYVIKRIELRATRFERGPA is encoded by the coding sequence ATGAATGAATTACAACCTTTAGCAAGCGCCGCCGGCATGACCGTCGGCCTTGCCGTTTGCGCCCTGATCCTCGGGCTGATTCTGGCGATGCTGTTCGCCGTATGGGAATCGTCCCGCTGGAAAGCGGTCAGCTGGCTCGGCACCGCCTGGGTGACCGTGTTGCGCGGCCTGCCGGAAATCCTGGTGGTGCTGTTTATCTATTTCGGCTCGTCGCAGCTGCTGCTGATGCTCTCCGACGGCTTTACCCTCAACCTCGGTCTGTTCCAGCTGCCGATTCAGTTGGCGATCGACAATTTCGAAGTCAGCCCGTTCCTGTGCGGGGTGATCGCTCTGGCCCTGCTCTATTCCGCCTACGCCTCGCAGACGCTGCGCGGCGCGCTCAAAGCGGTGCCGCAGGGGCAGTGGGAATCCGGTCAAGCGCTTGGACTGAGTAAGGCGGCGATCTTCTTTCGCCTGATCATGCCGCAGATGTGGCGCCACGCCCTGCCCGGCCTCGGCAATCAGTGGCTGGTGCTGTTGAAAGACACCGCGCTGGTGTCGCTGATCAGCGTGAACGATCTGATGCTGCAAACCAAGAGCATCGCCACCCGCACCCAGGAGCCTTTTACCTGGTATGTGATCGCCGCGGCCATCTACCTGCTGGTGACGCTGTTCAGCCAATACGTCATCAAACGCATTGAGCTGCGCGCCACGCGCTTTGAGCGGGGGCCGGCCTGA
- the artM gene encoding arginine ABC transporter permease ArtM — MIEYLPEILKGLHTSLTLTVAALIVALVLSLLLTVILTLKTPILTPLVKVYVTLFTGTPLLVQIFLIYYGPGQFPAIRDYPWLWNLLSQPWLCAMIALALNSAAYTTQLFYGAVRAIPAGQWQSCEALGMSRRQTLRILLPFAFKRALSSYSNEVVLVFKSTSLAYTITLMEVMGYSQLMYGRTYDVMVFGAAGLVYLCVNGLLTLLMRLVERRALAFERRN; from the coding sequence ATGATTGAATATTTGCCGGAGATCCTCAAAGGGTTGCACACCAGCCTGACGCTGACCGTCGCCGCGCTGATCGTCGCGCTGGTGCTGTCGCTGCTGCTGACGGTGATCCTGACGTTGAAAACGCCGATCCTGACGCCGTTGGTCAAGGTTTATGTGACGCTGTTCACCGGCACGCCGCTGCTGGTGCAGATCTTCCTGATCTACTACGGCCCCGGCCAGTTCCCGGCGATCCGCGACTACCCTTGGCTGTGGAACCTGCTGTCGCAGCCCTGGCTGTGTGCGATGATAGCGCTGGCGCTGAACAGCGCGGCCTACACCACGCAGTTGTTCTACGGCGCGGTGCGCGCCATTCCCGCCGGGCAGTGGCAATCGTGCGAAGCGCTTGGCATGTCGCGCCGGCAGACGCTGCGCATTCTGCTGCCGTTCGCCTTCAAGCGCGCGCTGTCGTCTTACTCCAACGAAGTGGTGCTGGTGTTCAAAAGCACCTCGCTGGCCTATACCATCACGCTGATGGAAGTGATGGGCTACAGCCAGCTGATGTACGGCCGCACCTACGACGTGATGGTGTTCGGCGCCGCCGGCCTGGTGTACCTGTGCGTCAACGGCCTGCTGACGCTGCTGATGCGTCTGGTGGAGCGCCGCGCGCTGGCGTTTGAACGCCGCAACTGA
- the artJ gene encoding arginine ABC transporter substrate-binding protein gives MKKLLLAATMLAGMTFNATAADTIRFAASATYPPFESLDANNQIVGFDIDLANALCKQMQAQCTFTNQAFDSLIAALKFKKYDAVISGMDITPERSKQVAFTQPYYANSAIVIAQKGKFNSLADLKGKKLGMENGTTHQKYMQDKHPEINTVSYDSYQNAILELKNGRIDGVFGDTAVVNEWLKTNPQLAPVGEHITDAQYFGTGLGIAVRPDNQALLAKLNAALDAIKADGTYKAINDKWFPQ, from the coding sequence ATGAAAAAACTGCTGCTTGCCGCGACGATGTTGGCCGGGATGACCTTTAACGCCACCGCGGCCGATACCATCCGCTTCGCCGCCTCCGCCACCTACCCACCGTTCGAATCGCTCGACGCCAACAACCAGATCGTCGGCTTCGATATCGATCTGGCCAACGCGCTGTGCAAGCAGATGCAGGCGCAGTGCACCTTCACCAACCAGGCGTTCGACAGCCTGATCGCCGCGCTGAAATTCAAGAAATACGATGCGGTGATTTCCGGCATGGATATCACGCCGGAGCGCAGCAAACAGGTCGCTTTCACCCAGCCTTACTACGCCAACTCGGCGATCGTGATCGCGCAAAAAGGCAAGTTCAACTCGCTGGCGGATCTGAAAGGCAAAAAGCTCGGCATGGAAAACGGCACCACCCACCAGAAATACATGCAGGACAAGCACCCGGAGATTAACACCGTTTCTTACGACAGCTACCAGAACGCCATTCTGGAGCTGAAAAACGGCCGTATCGACGGCGTGTTCGGCGACACCGCCGTGGTGAACGAATGGCTGAAAACCAACCCGCAGCTGGCACCGGTTGGCGAGCACATCACCGATGCGCAATACTTCGGCACCGGCCTCGGCATCGCGGTGCGCCCCGACAACCAGGCGCTGCTGGCCAAGCTGAACGCCGCGCTGGACGCCATCAAGGCCGACGGCACCTACAAGGCCATCAACGACAAGTGGTTCCCGCAGTAA
- a CDS encoding type II toxin-antitoxin system Phd/YefM family antitoxin: MTVQPILADSAVSISDFKKSPNAALKEAQGQPVAVLTNGKISGYYVSPETWEAIAEYLEDIELAEIVRSRMNGKRIKVNLDDL, encoded by the coding sequence ATGACGGTTCAACCCATTCTTGCCGACTCGGCAGTCAGCATCAGCGATTTTAAGAAATCGCCCAACGCCGCCCTTAAAGAGGCACAAGGGCAACCGGTCGCCGTCCTGACCAACGGTAAGATTTCGGGATATTACGTCTCTCCGGAAACCTGGGAGGCGATCGCGGAGTACCTGGAAGATATCGAACTCGCTGAAATCGTTCGTTCACGGATGAACGGCAAACGCATTAAGGTCAATTTGGATGACTTATAA
- a CDS encoding type II toxin-antitoxin system RelE family toxin: MTYKLEFEEHALKEFKKLSPVIREQFKKKLASVLVNPHVPANKLAGLPDCYKIKLRASGFRLVYRVMETEIVVLVLSVGKRERSAAYTAAKKRL, from the coding sequence ATGACTTATAAGCTTGAATTCGAAGAACATGCGCTGAAGGAATTTAAAAAACTGTCCCCGGTGATCCGGGAACAGTTCAAAAAAAAGCTGGCATCGGTGCTGGTTAATCCCCACGTCCCCGCCAACAAACTCGCCGGTTTGCCTGATTGCTACAAAATCAAACTCAGAGCCTCAGGCTTTCGTTTGGTATATCGCGTCATGGAAACGGAGATCGTGGTTCTGGTCCTGTCTGTGGGCAAACGCGAACGTTCAGCGGCTTACACGGCTGCCAAAAAGCGCCTTTAA
- the rlmC gene encoding 23S rRNA (uracil(747)-C(5))-methyltransferase RlmC, whose translation MHCALYTAGTCRSCQWLEKPYPQQLADKQHHLQSLLAGRDVAQWLQPVAGELSAFRNKAKMVVSGSVERPLLGMLHRDGTPVDLSDCPLYPAGFAPMFAVLKSFIARAGLTPYNVVRKRGELKYLLLTESTLDGGVMLRFVLRSETKLAQLRAALPWLQQQLPQLRVISANIQPVHMAIMEGEREIALTEQQALEEQFNQVPLFIRPQSFFQTNPQVAADLYATARDWVRALGIDSMWDLFCGVGGFGLHCAQPQTRLTGIEISAEAIACARQSAQRLGLLQVDFQALDSTRFATAEGLVPQLVLVNPPRRGIGQALCDYLSRMAPDYILYSSCNAESMAKDIEMLPGYRIERVQLFDMFPHTSHYEVLTLLVRR comes from the coding sequence ATGCATTGCGCTTTGTATACGGCGGGCACCTGCCGTTCCTGTCAGTGGCTGGAAAAGCCCTATCCGCAGCAACTGGCCGACAAACAGCATCACCTGCAATCGCTGCTGGCCGGGCGCGACGTCGCGCAGTGGCTGCAGCCGGTGGCGGGGGAACTGAGCGCATTTCGCAATAAAGCCAAGATGGTGGTCAGCGGCAGCGTGGAGCGACCGCTGCTCGGCATGCTGCACCGCGACGGCACGCCGGTCGATCTGAGCGACTGCCCGCTGTACCCCGCCGGTTTTGCGCCGATGTTTGCGGTGCTGAAAAGCTTTATCGCCCGCGCCGGCCTGACGCCGTATAACGTAGTGCGCAAGCGCGGCGAGCTGAAATACCTGCTGCTGACCGAAAGCACGCTCGACGGCGGCGTGATGCTGCGTTTCGTGCTGCGCTCGGAAACCAAACTGGCGCAGCTGCGCGCCGCGCTGCCGTGGCTGCAGCAGCAGCTGCCGCAGCTCAGGGTGATCTCCGCCAATATTCAACCGGTGCATATGGCGATCATGGAAGGGGAGCGCGAGATCGCGCTGACCGAACAGCAGGCGCTGGAGGAACAGTTCAATCAGGTGCCGCTGTTCATCCGCCCGCAAAGCTTCTTTCAGACCAACCCGCAGGTGGCCGCCGATCTGTATGCCACCGCCCGCGACTGGGTGCGCGCGCTGGGTATCGACAGCATGTGGGATCTGTTCTGCGGCGTCGGCGGTTTCGGCCTGCACTGCGCGCAGCCGCAGACGCGGTTGACCGGCATCGAAATCAGCGCGGAGGCGATCGCCTGCGCGCGCCAGTCGGCGCAGCGGTTAGGGTTGTTGCAGGTAGATTTTCAGGCGCTCGATTCCACCCGCTTCGCCACCGCCGAAGGCCTGGTGCCGCAGCTGGTGCTGGTCAATCCGCCGCGGCGCGGCATCGGCCAGGCGCTGTGCGACTATTTGAGCCGGATGGCGCCGGACTATATTCTGTATTCGAGCTGCAACGCCGAGAGCATGGCGAAAGATATCGAGATGTTGCCGGGGTATCGCATCGAACGGGTGCAGCTGTTCGACATGTTCCCGCATACCTCGCACTACGAAGTGCTGACGCTGCTGGTGCGGCGTTAA
- a CDS encoding YbjO family protein encodes MSDMLKSGQGMGSTSDAPVPVMVAGTAMVAIKCISVVLLLGELGVDGAQEFVNTSAQAWDSTFIFLAGLMLLCLQISCGFAVMRGRNWGRWGYVACQCIVVLYLLLATIGSVFPEVFTVEGETSGQILHVLILQKIPDVVILALLFVPAASRRFFTAQVRF; translated from the coding sequence ATGTCAGACATGCTGAAAAGCGGGCAGGGAATGGGATCGACTTCGGATGCGCCGGTGCCGGTGATGGTGGCGGGCACCGCCATGGTGGCGATCAAGTGTATCAGCGTGGTGCTGCTGCTGGGTGAGCTGGGCGTCGACGGCGCGCAGGAGTTCGTCAACACCAGCGCGCAGGCGTGGGATTCCACCTTTATCTTTCTGGCCGGCCTGATGCTGCTGTGCCTGCAAATCAGCTGCGGCTTTGCGGTGATGCGCGGCCGCAATTGGGGGCGCTGGGGCTATGTGGCCTGCCAGTGCATCGTGGTGCTTTACCTGCTGTTGGCCACCATCGGCAGCGTCTTCCCAGAGGTGTTCACCGTGGAGGGGGAAACCAGCGGCCAAATCTTGCACGTTCTGATCCTGCAAAAGATCCCCGACGTGGTGATCCTGGCGTTGCTGTTCGTTCCTGCCGCCAGCCGCCGCTTCTTCACCGCGCAAGTGAGATTTTAG